The following nucleotide sequence is from Triticum dicoccoides isolate Atlit2015 ecotype Zavitan chromosome 7B, WEW_v2.0, whole genome shotgun sequence.
TATCGCTGATTTAGTACATGCACTAAATCAGCAACAATTAATATGTATCAGAGGGAGTATTTAATATATATGACCTTTGTCCTTTTTCACAAAGTAAAAATTGATATTCAACGCGAAGGGCGTGGACTGACTGAAGCTATGACCGACGGCCTACTATGTTAATCCGTCCAAACTCACGAGTAGTTTTCTTTTCAGATAGTTTGAATTGCTTATCACATGTGTTATATGGTAACTCATAGTTTGAATTGCTTATCACATGTGTTATATGGTAACTCATTGGTGTTTAACCAGCCAGTGTAGTGGGCTAGTCGTACAAATGGTGCGCCCTCCATGACACCATGGGAACTAGCCGGTGCTGGTGCGTGGACGTTAGTGGCCAGTTGCATGCACCCGAGACTGATCATTGCCGTGCATTTCTTCTCTGATTGGGACGTGCACAcgaacgagacttgcctgctccctctgTGTGTGCCCATCCATGCTTCcgcatacgtggcttgatttgattgaaacaaaataaggctcagtcccacccccttaaaatcaggagggaaatgattagattagaaaaagaaaagaaaaaaaagacagccgtagaatgaagtgggagcacggatagaAGCATGGGAGGGAGTAGGCAAGTCTCGTCCCGTGCACACAGGCATAGTGAATGGGTGGGTGAGCGCGTGAGACGGGCGCCGGCCAAATCCTAGAGATACCTCGCACCCATGCATGCAtatcgttgaacatcattgactcgcaaaaaaaataaaaaatcattGACTCATTGCAAGCGTACATTTCGCCACTAGTATACCACTAACGTAACGTGCATTCAAGTAGCAAGCACTCGTATATGTATATTCTTCAGGGATCAAATCTGTCAGGACCGATATCTCCATCGAGTAAAAGCATTTTTCAGACACAACTACGGGATCTCCAGTTCTCCGTGCAAATGATCCAGATTAATCGcactgtttttttttctttggacAAGATGCATACGCACATTCACTTTTATGAACATACATGCAAACCTTATGCCTATGAGCAcattcgaaagactgagccggtaGATTTTTAGATTGACAAAAGCCGCACAAGCATTTCGTAACCGATGTGCGGACATGTCATATCGGTGAAATAATAGCGCCAGAGAGTCTGACATAAATTAATAAAATATGCGAAAATCCATGTGAAGTCTAAAACTCAAATTCGGGTGGGCCGGTTTCATCATAAGGAACCTAACCATCTAAGATTTCCCTGGAAAAACACCAGGAATGTTAAAAAACTGAGACCGATTTCTCAGCGAATGCCCAGAATTGTCATGGGAAAATAgataaaattaccatgctgttataaaagatttGCCATCATCTAAATCAAAAATTGCCATTGTAGAACTAAAAAGGGTAGAAAAATCTGACATTCGCTAGTTAGTGGCATAAAAAAACATCTAAGCCAGACTTAGCTCAGAGCTCTAACTGAATAGTTAGCACGTGGATTACATGCTTCATGGCAGGCACGAACGTCGATCCTGACGATCTGATCCGATCTGATCTACTCCTGCTTGCAACTCTACTAGGTCGATCCATTCATCTCTTGTTAATGCAGCCGTGAAGATCTTCCTTGGTTTATTAATCAACAGTTGTTTTAGTTAAACTGAAGTTCGAGTTCAATACGTGCGTACAGATGTTGTGCAATAATACATGCCATGGCCGGGCGGTCGACGTCGCCGATGATTCCCGGCCTGCTCATCCTTCCTTTCCAATACGTACGNNNNNNNNNNNNNNNNNNNNNNNNNNNNNNNNNNNNNNNNNNNNNNNNNNNNNNNNNNNNNNNNNNNNNNNNNNNNNNNNNNNNNNNNNNNNNNNNNNNNNNNNNNNNNNNNNNNNNNNNNNNNNNNNNNNNNNNNNNNNNNNNNNNNNNNNNNNNNNNNNNNNNNNNNNNNNNNNNNNNNNNNNNNNNNNNNNNNNNNNNNNNNNNNNNNNNNNNNNNNNNNNNNNNNNNNNNNNNNNNNNNNNNNNNNNNNNNNNNNNNNNNNNNNNNNNNNNNNNNNNNNNNNNNNNNNNNNNNNNNNNNNNNNNNNNNNNNNNNNNNNNNNNNNNNNNNNNNNNNNNNNNCGTTTTATATGCCCtatatatgattttttttaaacGTCTTACACTTACATTTTTATACAGAGTTAGCTAGTAGTAGCTCTTAGCTGTATCTCTTTTCCATGACAGAAAActgtattccctccatcccataGTCATAAGAAGATCGTTTTGCAAGCTAAAATGATTTTATATAATGAGTATCTCCTAATTAGTTACTAGACTGATTTCCTGTTTCATTTTGCATATGTGGTTTTTATTAATTTTTTGTTGTGATTATAGAAGTTTGCGAACATGCCTATTTCAAAAAATAAATTGAAAAGGGGAAACAAGTtttttttccctctctctctctttcatccCATACCTTTAAAGTTTTATCTAAAATTATGGTACAATGTTTTGAGATTTAACATGAGATGAAGTCTAGTGCAATTTAACATGAAATTGCAATTATTTTTCTTGTGCATTGTATGGACATACAATGTCATATATTTCAGATACCATGGACACGATCGAGAGGCCATACAATTTGCACTTACACACGGTTGGTTATATGTATAGTATACTAGTCTAAAATGACGGGCCAGCTTTCCTGCAACTGCACATCCATCCATCTATATAACTTGTTGTATGTCCAAATCAGACGAGACTAATTAAGCACCAACCTTTGCTTTCCATAGCTAGCTATCTTCTCCATTCTCCATCTAACCCGGCCGTCGACCATGGCCGCCGCCGTTGCATTTCCCCACCTTCTCCTTTTCCTCGTCTTGGTGTCCCCTGTGGCCTGCTACTCTGCTAGTCCATCTTACCGCTGCGACTGGTGCCCGCGGCGATCCACCGTCTCCCTCCTCCCTCCGGAGGCCAGTGCCCTCAACGGCGCCGCGTGCGGATACGGTGACACGGCGGCGGTGGCTGAGCTCATCAACGCGGGGTTCCACATTGCCGCCGTCAACGCCGGCTTCTTCCGGCAAGGCCAGGCCTGCGGCGCCTGCTACCAGCTGAGGTGCAGGGGCCGGAGCGCGTGCGCCAAGGACGGCGTCAAGGTCGTCATCGTCGCCGACGTGCCGGAGACGAACAGCACAGGCAGGGGCGGGCGGTTCATGATCAACAAGGACGCTTTCGCCGCCTTGACTACTGCTGGTGGCGGTGGCCAGCTCGCGAGCTTGGTGGACGCGGCCGTCGACGTTGACTTCAGGAGGATACCTTGCGCCTACAAAGGCAAGAACCTCGCCGTGAGGGTGGAGGAGACGAGCAGCAGGGACAAGGGCCGCCTCGCCGTCAGGTTCCTCTACCAGGGCGGCCAGACCGACATCGTCGCCGTCGAGGTGGCGCAGGCGGAAATTCCTGGTGCCACGACCCAGagtgccgccgcgccgtcgccgacAACATGGCAGTACATGACGCCGCGCGAGGGGTCGCTGGGGGTGTGGCGCACGTCGCGCGCGCCGGCCGGCCCGCTGCGGCTCCGCCTTGTGGTGACCGCCGGCTCCGGCGGCAAGTGGCTTCGAACGGATGGTGCAGTGCTCCCCGCGGAGTGGCAAGCCGGCGCGGTCTACGACACTGGGCTGCGCGTCACCGACGTCGCTGCAAACACCTGCGgcggcgcctcctgctccgcctccggagacggcgacgaggaggagtagGATCTCAGATGACAAGCACGCTCCCATCCATCCAGGATCGTAGTGACCATGGTCCATCGGAGGTCGGAGCCGGCCTACACGCCGCCGGCCGGCCGCCTGGAAGGTCGATGCTGCTGCATGCATGTACACCGTGCACTAGAGATATTGTGTGCGTGTTCCTGCATTCACTGACAAGAAACGCAGAAAGGGACATAACAGCAGNNNNNNNNNNNNNNNNNNNNNNNNNNNNNNNNNNNNNNNNNNNNNNNNNNNNNNNNNNNNNNNNNNNNNNNNNNNNNNNNNNNNNNNNNNNNNNNNNNNNNNNNNNNNNNNNNNNNNNNNNNNNNNNNNNNNNNNNNNNNNNNNNNNNNNNNNNNNNNNNNNNNNNNNNNNNNNNNNNNNNNNNNNNNNNNNNNNNNNNNNNNNNNNNNNNNNNNNNNNNNNNNNNNNNNNNNNNNNNNNNNNNNNNNNNNNNNNNNNNNNNNNNNNNNNNNNNNNNNNNNNNNNNNNNNNNNNNNNNNNNNNNNNNNNNNNNNNNNNNNNNNNNAAGATCGCCTCATCGCATGCTCTTCTTCACTGtcgtcatcgccatggctccgccgAGAGAAATGGTGCGTGCTCCATGATTGTGGACGGCCGTTAACCACACTAGCAAGTTCGTcgtgcatgttttgaagtttttggtGGACTATATGAGTGTGAGGGTGTGGGCTATCGGCAGCTAGTCTAATCTCTAATGTTTCTTCATATGTATATCCCGGCCGGCCAGAGGGTTTTTAGGAATTTGGAGATGCCATGCGTCGGCCATTGTTGATGCTTCTCTATGGAATTTGGAGACACTTATCAAGTGTTTTTTTTTGCGAATCCACTTATCGAGTGGAAATGCTCAATGCCTTCATCTTAAAATCAACTAGGGGAGACCAGCCCAAATAATCATTTCCAAGAAAACAAAGATGGGACGGGGATCTGTTTTATCCTCATCCCATCTTTACTCTCAGTTTTGACAAAAAAATTCATCTTTTTTTTCTCCAAAACTGATTCAACCGCACATGCTTGTCTCTTTAAATTTTGTGTGTGAGAAATTTTCAATGTATTCATCTTCAGTCATGACAATACAAAGAACACCAGACATAATAAAATTACAACCAAATCCATGGACTACCTAGGAAAACTAAGTACATGTGCCTCCGTCACAGCGCACATGCAACACCTTTTCAACACTTCGCTTGCGGGGAGTGCGGTGCCTAGGGGGCGTAACCCAAGATAGCGGTGAAGCTTAATCATCACAAGAAACTGCATCAATGTGCGGCTTCCAATTATTCGCCGTATTTTGCATAACTGCATGTTAGATATATAATTATCATTGTACGACTAATTTCTAATTGGCACATGGATTACACGCACTAGTAGATGATATGGGTGGTTTTCAACTAAACTTCTCCTGAATTTCTAATTATCAAGTGCACGGCCTCTCTTGTGATATAAAATGTTGCCATGTTGTGTATCTCTTGTGTTGTGCTGCCCATCCTTGCAATGGCCCAGCATGTGGAACTATTGCTGACAAACACTTTTGTGCAAATTTGGGTTTGATATTCCAAATTCACGGACAAAAGTTAAACCATCGGTCATTATCAAACTGCTTCAAATGATGATTTGGTCGTCATCAAACTGTTTGAAATGATGATTTGGTAATAATCGATCACAGAGATCTGTTCTCCAACTGCCTTGCTAAGTTTATTTAAGCCAGTTTTTTAGCAGCGAGATTAGATATAATCATACAAGACGACATTATTATCATGGCAGGCACGTCGTACTTAGAATTGTCTATTTATAGGCATGTATAATATATATGCGATGCCATATAATATAGGTGAACGATGCGTTCTTCATGAATCTGAATCCATCACGGCGCCATTGACCAATACACCAGAAACCGGCTAGGTAGTGCATATGAGTGGCCATCACACTTGAGTTGAGATCACCGTCATTTTCGACTAATGCATGCATGGACACAGGGTGGCTGGGTGAGCTAAGAGATCGGTCTAATCATCACAAGAAACTACAACTATGCGCGTAGCTGCTAATCAATCATCGTGTTTGCATAATTGCGAGTCGACCAAATCCAACAACTGTGTACACCTTCAATTTAGTAGTACCATACGAATATTTGTAGCTTGGAGCATTCCTTTAATTAGTTCATTTCAAATTGCCGCTTTAAATATAGACGGATAGAATATGAAGCTGGGATCAAATCTGCCAGTAGCAGTATCAATGCAGCTTTACAATAGGTTTCATACTAGAATAAATTATGCTGCGATCGCAAACAATTTCAGCGACAACGTAGTCAAAATCAGGGAGATTTTgttctccagctgcatgcttgaaagTTATTATTGCATTAGTACTAGTTTCTAATTGGCACATGGATTCTTGTTGATCCGTCCACTTCCAACTTTGATCGATTAGTTCATTGTGTTTCAACTTGCAAGATCTTTCTCATGGCAGCTGTTGTAACTAAAGTGTGATGTGTCTCCCTCTGCATGCATGAATGTATAGTACACATAAATACTACGGTTAACTGACCACCGATGACATGAAGGAACAAACACCGATCTCAAAGTAGGGACTAAGTCGTCTGAAATTTTATTTTGCGTAAGTCAAGTTTCTGGACCGTTGGATTAAGATCTAACGTGATGTTTTTCTTTCTTCTTGCTTCACCTTTCACCCTCCCTGAATCCCCTCGCTTCTAGCTCCCCACTTCGGCTTGCTCCTTGCTCTGCCTCGTCTGTGTCCCCGCACCTCGTTGCCACTCGCCGCGAAGCTCCCCGGCTCGGCCTCGGAGTTCAGCCTCATTTCCTTCTTTTTTCTCCCACGAAATCAACTTACCCAAATTACAAATTCAGACAACTTGCATATAGCCGTCGTTCTCAAAATAATGAAAATGTAGGAACAAGTATGTACATGCTCCACTGTGCACTTTGTATGGAGAGACTGTTCCTTATTAATTAATGGAGAGAAAccctgtgcatgcatgcacacgtaCGTGTTGATGAGGTTATGTAGTACTACGACTCATTATTCCAGAGTAATGCATCCACTAGTAGGGAAATGTCATGGTCATGGCCACCCTTCCCGTCCTGGCTGTGTAACGCAAGGACTTTTGGAACTTGAAAACAAACCAGGTAACCTAACTTGTTTCCCTTGTTTCTTGTTTATTTGCGTCGACCGATCATTGGAAATGGCAAGGGGCCTATCATAAACCGGAATGGAAAATTCTCTCTATCTAGCTTGTGGGTGAAGGAGTGAGGCGCGAGTCTGGTGGCCGGCGGGTTTGGAAATCCAAAGATCCCTTCCCGCCCGCTCTTCTTCTTCCACGACGGTGCCCCCACCGGCCGGAACCTCAGTTGGCAGCTACTGCTAGAAAACTGTTTATACTTAGCCCGTGTGCCCGTAGGTGCCCACCGTGGCTCACATGGCGCCACAAGACGTCAAGACAGGCCCTCGAATGTGCATGCATGTTTGGAAATGCATGGTTGCTCGCCTCTGAATTTAGCTTCTAGTCACGGGAGTTTTGGAATATGCAGACGGCGACACCGTACCAGGCTGGGGTCGTGAACTGTACCGGCTCTGATTATTCACCATGCTATCCtcacttcgcggtgccgtggtgagacggcgtggggcctCAAGACCGCATTGGCGCAGGTTAGTGGTTGGTTTGGTGGCAGGCTCCGGAGCGCCCAAGGTGCGTCTTGAGATCGGGGAAACCCCTATCTGCATGGCCGACGCCGGcgcggtggcgcctgtgggtgccacctgaccttccgggagggcgtcgAGGGCTATCATTTctctcgcctcgtcgtgtaccgggggaaacccttgccaGCAGTgtcgtcatcgtcgcgatccttcttgAATATGTTGATAGGTGCCGGTGCTTCGAAGTCTTGGAGCCTAGTGGAAGATCCCGGTGGGCGCAGCTAttgcgaggcttcttcgtttttgttgatccgtCGTTGTCGatcatttgtttcttttgctctttctCTGTCGTTTTTTTggggcgtgactgtgctgcttccgtTCTAGCACCTATCCCTGTAtagttcggttggttgctttgtaatacaaagcgggtgAAACCATTTTTCGGCAATTTAGCTTGGGAGTTTAGGAATATGCCGATGGCGACATCGTACCAGGCTGGGGTCGTGAACTATACGTGCCCGCCAGTCCGGCGCAACGTACGCATGCGCCTGTGCAGCTTAGCTTTCGTACAAGGACAGCCATGAACATATCGATCGGTCCGTCCGAATCAGGCAGACACGACCTACGGCCAGCCCATGAGCACATGTTAATTACTATATAGTTTAAGACTTGATTCAGACTATTCTTGGCGCGCATGTGGAGTTGAAAAGATCCTTTGCTTCGATATCATCTTAGTTCATGCCCCCCACGTAGACGTAGGTGTAACTTGGTGCTTAAAGGGAGCCTTCAACCACACACCTCCTCATCCCAGTCCTCGTTATCCATCCATCCATACATCCATCGACTAACAAATCTTGCTCTCTAGACTCTAGCCTCATCGATCCACCGACCATGGCGCGCCTTctctcctcgtcctcgtcctcgcggTGGCCGCCGCCCTCGCCCTATCGCTGCCCGTGCGCGCTTCTGGGACTCCCTCGTCGTCGTACCGCTGCGGCTGGTGCACGCGCCGATCCatcgcctccctcctccctctctACGTCGGCGTCCTCACCAGCGCCGCGTGTGGATACGGTGACCCGGCCAAGCTCGCCGCCGTCGGGGGGTTCCACATTGCAGCCGTCAGCGCTGGATTCTTCCGCGGCGGCCGGGCCTGCGGCGCCTGCTACCAGCTGAGGTGCAGGGACCGGAGCGCGTGCGCAGAGGGCGGCGTCAAGGTCATCATCTCCGACGTGGCGAAACCGGCGACGGGCACGAACAGGACAGGCGGCAGCCAGTTCCAGCTCACGAAGGACGCGTTCGCCGCCTTGACCGCTTCTCGTAACGATGGTCAGCTCGGGAGCTTGGTGGACACAGCCGTCGACGTCGACTTCAGGAGGATACCTTGCGCATACAAGAGCAAGAACCTGGCGGTGAGGGTGGATGAGACCAGCAGCAGGGATAAGGGCCACCTCGCCCTTCGCTTCCTCTACCAGGGCGGCCAGACCAACATCACCACCGTCGAGGTCGCGCAGGCGGCGACACCTGATGCCGCGCAGAGTGCCGCCGCACCGTCGCCGACAAATGGCAGTACATGACATGGCGCGAGGGGTCACCAGGGGTGTGGCGCACGTCGCACGCACCGGCTGGCCCGCTGCAGGTCAGGGTCGTGGTGACCGCGGGCTCCGTCGGCAAGTGGCTGTGCGCCGACGGGGCGGTGCTCCCCGCGGAGTGGCAGCCAGGCACGGTCTACGACACAGGGCTGCGCGTCACCGACGTCGCCGCGCACACATGCAGTTGCGCCTCCACCTCCggggacgacggcgaagaggagtaggAGCTCAGTTGACGACGCAGACGCGCGCTCGGACCAGGCCTGCACGCCATCGGCCGGCCGCCGGGAAGGTCGATGATGCATTGCTGCTGCTGCATGTACACTGCACTGCACGGATGTGTACGTGTTCCGCTGCATCTACATCGTGACACGCAGCACACGCGGAAAAGGGAAGAGAAACGGAGAAAGAGGCATAATAGCAAAAAGGAACCCGAAAGAAATGGAAGTTCGCAACGACGCCCTTGGGATATTCCAACCTAGACCCCTTCATCGCCTACAACTTCTCGTCGTCGTCATCGCTGAAGCTCCGCCGGAAGAAATGGTGCGTGCTCTATGATTGTGCTTCCACCATGACGGGCGGCCATTGACCACACTTGCAAGTAGCTAGTGCATACTAGCTAGTGGGCTATACATAGGCACGGTTGATAATTGAGATCGTTGTCATTGTACTCATGCATGCACTACATGAGTGGGTGGGTGAGCTATCGGCATTAGGCATTCGGCATCTACCCAGCGGGCCAAGTCCAAAGATCTTGCGGCCATTGCTGATTCTTATTCCACCGTCTTCTCTATGGAATTAGTTTGGTGACATTTATCTCTACtttctctgtcccataatataaggacGTTTTTCAATTTAATATAGCTTGAAacatttttatattatgggacagagtagTAGTTTATTGTGCAATGATGACATCGTCATTTAACTACCGCTCATGAATCAATGATAATCCCGACAAGATAAGTAGCCCTAACAGATTTGCCAATTttcagtcaattgataatactaAGGTCCGTACAGGATTTATTCTTTTCAACTACAATTTTTtttacactagttgaagagatttTTTAATTGGGTGAACATTTTTTTAGGAAAAAATCTGGCATTTTTTGAAACCCCACGCTCCCTCTCTCGCTCGTGTTGAGAGGCGCCCGACTCTCTCCCCATTCTTCACCAGTGGCGCTGGAACTCGATGTAGATAGTAGAAGTAAGGTTGAGTCTACCTCAGAGGCATGTGGCGTTGATGTTACGGAGTGCGCCGCCGTCACGTGTGAGTGGTGACTACGGGCTAGCAACTCTTGTCTGGCTAGTGATGGTGGTGGTGCGGTGCCTCCTTCCACAAGCCGCGACAACACTGGCATCTCCTGCAATAAACTTGTCGGTCAACCCGATCTGGAGGAGAGCCCTCTGCTTGGCCTCAACTCTTTAAGCCATCGTCGAGGTGGATAAGGAGAAGAGGAGTTGTAGAGAGCTGGATAGCATACATAGGAAAGAGCACATCGTCAGTGGCGTCCTCGAAGAAGCTACAATGCGTGTTGCTGTTGTCGATTGCCGGCTATTGTCGCCATGCCGTTGAACTATCTTGCCGAAAGACAATCATCTATCTTCCTCGCAAACCATGAGCTAAAAAGGAAGGCAATGAAGCTTCTACTCGGGGTCCATGTCTTGTTGGTGGTGTTGTGGTGGTGTTGTGGCATCCCAAGTGGTTTTCGTGCTCGGCGACATTGCAATTGGATCCAACCGGGAGTGGATTTGGACATGGTTGCAATCTTATTTTTTTCCGTTCGAATCCTCCTTGTAAAAGTTAGGGTCTGGTTTGTAATTTCTTGTCCCTATTGGATCCTGACTCCTCATAATGTAAGAGTATTGTCCTACCACTTTAATTCAATGTAGTACCAGATCCTTTTGCACCCTTACCTTGTTAAAAAGAAACAATTCCTCTAAATatgtatgtatgaaaaaaaagtAAGATTGACAGAGAAT
It contains:
- the LOC119339633 gene encoding expansin-like A4 gives rise to the protein MAAAVAFPHLLLFLVLVSPVACYSASPSYRCDWCPRRSTVSLLPPEASALNGAACGYGDTAAVAELINAGFHIAAVNAGFFRQGQACGACYQLRCRGRSACAKDGVKVVIVADVPETNSTGRGGRFMINKDAFAALTTAGGGGQLASLVDAAVDVDFRRIPCAYKGKNLAVRVEETSSRDKGRLAVRFLYQGGQTDIVAVEVAQAEIPGATTQSAAAPSPTTWQYMTPREGSLGVWRTSRAPAGPLRLRLVVTAGSGGKWLRTDGAVLPAEWQAGAVYDTGLRVTDVAANTCGGASCSASGDGDEEE